In Stieleria varia, one genomic interval encodes:
- a CDS encoding secondary thiamine-phosphate synthase enzyme YjbQ has product MWIQRTLTLPAVRRGYHLITSRIIDELPEISETQTGMLHIFIQHTSASLTINENADPDVRVDFETAMNHAVPESLPYVHTLEGPDDMPAHVKASMLGSNVTIPIGGGRLLLGTWQGVYLCEHRDHGGPRRLVLTLMGQ; this is encoded by the coding sequence ATGTGGATTCAGCGAACTTTGACGCTACCCGCGGTACGGCGCGGCTACCACCTGATCACCTCTCGGATCATCGATGAGTTGCCTGAGATCAGCGAGACCCAGACGGGGATGTTGCATATTTTTATCCAGCATACCAGTGCATCGTTGACGATCAACGAGAACGCGGATCCTGACGTGCGAGTGGATTTTGAGACGGCGATGAATCACGCCGTTCCCGAATCGTTGCCATACGTGCACACGCTGGAGGGGCCCGATGACATGCCTGCGCACGTGAAAGCGTCGATGTTGGGGTCGAACGTGACGATTCCCATCGGCGGTGGCCGGTTGCTGTTGGGGACTTGGCAGGGCGTTTATCTGTGTGAGCACCGAGATCACGGGGGCCCTCGGCGGCTGGTGCTTACTTTGATGGGGCAGTGA
- a CDS encoding alpha/beta hydrolase → MLRLPELCPSPGYHSPLIVRPVSCSLLLAAVVLATALCPIHPAAAQEPAGQPAAPLANGNFVIGPDYSLARDLTDLGNPKGKSFEFEMPLADSKIFPGTDQTLDPRKSVREKRKVFVYIPAAYEDGTAAPILVMHDGPSRLDLVRNALDNLTISADPQRSLPAFIAISIENGGNDGKGSQRGLEYDTMSDRLARFVNDEVLPAVLNHPPIKAAYPKIAFTDDPWGRAAMGCSSGGAAALTMGWFRPDLFRRLITYSGTFVDQQDDDAPEEAAYPLGAWEYHSGMKLIENTEKKPLRIFTHVSEFDLRARDPESTYHNWVMANERTAAALKAKGYDYRYVFSKGTRHCDGKVFQATLADTLVWMWQDYQPR, encoded by the coding sequence ATGCTTCGCCTCCCAGAACTCTGCCCCAGTCCCGGCTATCATTCCCCGCTGATTGTTCGACCGGTTTCCTGCTCCCTGTTGCTCGCTGCCGTGGTCCTTGCCACTGCTCTCTGCCCCATTCACCCGGCGGCCGCCCAAGAGCCCGCTGGACAACCGGCCGCCCCGCTCGCCAACGGCAACTTCGTCATCGGCCCGGACTACTCACTCGCTCGAGATCTGACAGACTTGGGGAACCCCAAAGGCAAATCGTTTGAGTTCGAAATGCCCTTGGCCGACAGCAAAATCTTTCCGGGAACCGACCAAACATTGGATCCCCGAAAGTCCGTCCGTGAAAAACGCAAAGTGTTCGTGTACATCCCTGCTGCTTATGAAGACGGTACCGCGGCACCGATCTTGGTGATGCACGATGGCCCCAGTCGCCTGGATCTGGTGCGAAACGCTTTGGACAATCTGACCATCTCGGCAGACCCCCAGCGAAGCTTGCCTGCGTTCATCGCCATCTCGATCGAGAATGGCGGCAACGATGGCAAAGGCAGCCAGCGTGGACTGGAGTACGACACGATGTCCGATCGCTTGGCTCGTTTCGTCAATGACGAAGTCTTGCCGGCAGTGCTGAATCATCCTCCCATCAAAGCCGCTTACCCCAAAATCGCTTTCACGGACGATCCCTGGGGCCGAGCCGCAATGGGTTGCAGCAGCGGCGGCGCGGCCGCGCTAACAATGGGGTGGTTCCGACCAGACTTGTTTCGCCGACTGATTACCTACTCCGGAACCTTCGTCGACCAACAAGACGATGACGCACCCGAGGAAGCCGCATACCCGTTGGGTGCATGGGAATACCATTCGGGAATGAAGCTGATTGAGAACACGGAAAAGAAACCGCTGAGAATCTTCACGCATGTTTCCGAGTTCGACCTGCGTGCCAGAGACCCTGAAAGCACGTATCACAATTGGGTGATGGCCAACGAACGGACCGCCGCTGCACTCAAAGCCAAAGGCTACGACTATCGCTACGTGTTCAGCAAAGGCACACGGCATTGCGACGGTAAAGTGTTCCAAGCCACCTTGGCAGACACCCTGGTCTGGATGTGGCAGGACTACCAGCCTCGCTAG
- a CDS encoding alpha/beta hydrolase-fold protein: MTTTTRLPLLLLCSLALVTNQSQVSQSQETSQRSVGDDSARQVQPGVPQGKLTEGVFENSTLLPGTRRDYSVYVPAQYDSGTPANLMVFMDGRNYAKTDGAFRVPVVFDNLIHQQEMPVTIAVFVNPGTIPATKQGASDRSNRSFEYDSLGDRYARFLIDEFLPVATKGLNISDDPSRRAVCGISSGGICAFTVAWERPEQFGKVLSHIGSFTNIRGGWAYPGLIRKTKDNPKPIKVYLQEGNDDLNNLFGNWPLANRDMAAALQFAGYTHKLVMTQGGHSGQWAGLAMPDALRWLWDNDAKSDNVPSPATKPEWTPHPDAIANNDVPHGTVESMPQWESEIFPNTVRDWAIYVPAQYRKEQPAALMVFQDGERMRDVKGRWRIPIVFDNLIARGDMPPTIAVFLNPGHDKSKPRQKNKSSNRGFEYDSLGDRYTRFLLDEILPEVQSRYNISTDPEMRAIGGSSSGAICAFTAAWERPDQFGKVYSSVGSFTNLRGGNVYPALVRKTEPKPIRVYMADTSGDVDNAFGSWPWANQRMASALNYMGYDSRFDWAEGYAHNADFGSSRFPDAMKWLWRSEKHSPTLDTSGDLRGDLTLLRLLIPGESWQVVADNLGFADAPCSDSDGNFYFCDMKAPAVYRINVADGSRDVVATESVSGMEFGPDGLIYACQGSQNRVISIDPKSGSVNVIAKNVKPNDLAVTDNGYIFITETGAKQVTRINIQSGEVTVVDTGIVRPNGIALSNDGGTLAVSEYGGTFTWMFRVHPDGALDAKLPSMNLRLPIDPKGEFKFNEPPPYAASARGDGMSVDKAGRYYVTSALGVQVFDPTGRQCGVLPQPNPDQPLTSCVLSGQDHQFLYITNGNTIFRRKLTVQ, from the coding sequence ATGACAACCACAACCCGTCTCCCATTGTTGCTTCTTTGCTCACTGGCACTCGTCACCAACCAGTCCCAAGTCAGCCAGTCGCAAGAAACCAGCCAACGATCCGTCGGTGACGACTCCGCCCGACAAGTCCAGCCCGGCGTACCGCAAGGCAAGCTGACCGAGGGCGTGTTTGAAAACAGCACGCTGTTGCCCGGCACGCGCCGCGACTACAGCGTCTATGTTCCCGCTCAATACGACAGCGGTACACCGGCAAACTTGATGGTGTTCATGGACGGTCGCAATTACGCAAAGACCGATGGAGCGTTTCGTGTCCCCGTGGTCTTCGACAATCTGATTCATCAACAAGAGATGCCGGTGACGATCGCCGTCTTTGTGAATCCAGGAACGATCCCGGCGACCAAGCAAGGAGCCTCTGATCGCAGCAACCGCTCCTTTGAATACGATTCCTTGGGCGATCGCTACGCCAGGTTTCTGATCGACGAGTTCCTACCAGTCGCGACCAAAGGGCTAAATATCTCAGACGATCCCTCGCGACGCGCGGTCTGCGGGATTTCCTCCGGTGGCATCTGCGCGTTCACCGTTGCTTGGGAAAGACCCGAACAGTTTGGCAAAGTCCTCAGCCACATCGGCAGCTTCACCAACATCCGAGGCGGCTGGGCCTATCCAGGCTTGATCCGAAAAACCAAAGACAATCCCAAACCGATCAAGGTCTACTTGCAAGAAGGCAACGACGACCTGAATAATTTGTTCGGCAACTGGCCACTGGCCAATCGTGACATGGCTGCGGCACTGCAGTTTGCCGGTTACACGCACAAACTCGTCATGACGCAGGGCGGCCACAGCGGTCAGTGGGCAGGACTCGCGATGCCCGACGCACTTCGTTGGCTCTGGGACAATGACGCCAAATCGGATAACGTGCCCTCTCCCGCGACCAAGCCCGAGTGGACGCCTCATCCCGATGCCATCGCCAACAATGATGTTCCTCACGGCACCGTCGAATCGATGCCGCAATGGGAATCCGAGATCTTTCCCAACACGGTCCGCGACTGGGCGATCTACGTTCCCGCACAGTACCGCAAGGAGCAACCCGCGGCGCTGATGGTGTTCCAAGACGGCGAGCGGATGCGAGACGTGAAAGGTCGCTGGCGCATCCCGATCGTCTTTGACAACCTGATCGCACGCGGAGACATGCCGCCCACGATCGCGGTGTTTCTCAATCCCGGTCACGACAAGTCTAAACCGAGACAAAAGAACAAGTCCTCCAATCGTGGATTCGAATACGACAGCCTGGGCGACCGTTACACGCGTTTCTTGTTGGACGAGATCTTGCCGGAGGTGCAGTCCCGCTACAACATCTCAACCGACCCCGAGATGCGAGCCATCGGCGGTTCCAGCTCAGGTGCCATCTGCGCCTTCACCGCCGCGTGGGAGCGTCCCGATCAATTCGGCAAGGTTTACTCCAGCGTCGGCAGCTTCACCAACCTGCGTGGCGGAAATGTTTACCCCGCGCTCGTCCGCAAGACCGAACCCAAACCGATTCGTGTGTACATGGCGGACACCAGCGGCGATGTCGACAACGCCTTCGGCAGTTGGCCTTGGGCAAACCAACGCATGGCATCCGCGTTGAATTACATGGGCTACGATTCGCGATTCGATTGGGCCGAGGGCTACGCGCACAACGCCGACTTCGGCAGCTCTCGCTTTCCCGACGCGATGAAATGGCTCTGGCGCAGCGAAAAACATTCACCAACGCTCGACACGAGTGGCGACCTACGTGGCGACCTGACCCTGCTGCGGTTGTTGATCCCCGGGGAATCTTGGCAAGTCGTCGCGGACAACCTCGGATTCGCCGACGCGCCCTGCAGCGACAGCGATGGCAACTTTTACTTTTGCGACATGAAGGCCCCGGCCGTGTATCGAATCAACGTTGCCGACGGTTCACGCGACGTGGTCGCTACAGAATCCGTCAGCGGCATGGAGTTCGGCCCTGACGGTTTGATCTACGCTTGCCAGGGATCTCAGAACCGGGTGATCTCCATCGATCCCAAATCAGGTTCCGTCAACGTGATTGCAAAGAATGTCAAACCGAACGATTTGGCAGTGACCGACAACGGATACATCTTCATCACCGAAACCGGGGCCAAGCAAGTCACCCGGATCAACATTCAGTCGGGTGAGGTCACCGTGGTCGACACGGGAATCGTACGTCCCAACGGAATCGCACTGTCCAATGACGGCGGCACATTGGCCGTCTCTGAATATGGCGGCACCTTCACTTGGATGTTCCGTGTCCATCCGGACGGCGCGCTGGACGCGAAACTGCCATCGATGAACTTGCGTTTGCCGATCGACCCCAAGGGTGAATTCAAGTTCAACGAACCGCCGCCTTACGCCGCCTCTGCTCGTGGCGATGGCATGTCGGTCGACAAAGCCGGGCGATATTACGTCACCAGTGCCTTGGGCGTCCAAGTCTTTGATCCGACGGGGCGACAGTGCGGAGTGCTGCCACAGCCAAACCCTGACCAGCCTCTGACCAGTTGTGTTTTGTCGGGACAAGATCATCAGTTCCTGTACATCACCAACGGCAACACGATCTTCCGCCGCAAGCTGACCGTACAGTGA
- a CDS encoding ammonium transporter, whose protein sequence is MSLMHKFRVPMLLLFAALLTLSIAPPAAFAQDAVDATAAEVEAAAPAEVEAEAPAEAEAPAVYDAQDMKYTINSLIMFICAVLVLFMQAGFAMVEVGLNSAKNTVNILAKNVMDLSVGVLLYLFIGFALMYPGAPEEGVYPEGWLANGYLGAPKAFVAADDPTSGNYSNSADFLFQVAFAATAATIVSGAVAGRMKFTAYLIYSAILTGLIYPISGSWKWGGGWLNEMGFQDFAGSVVVHAVGGFAGLAGAIILGPRLGRYTADGKSVPLPGHNIAFAALGVFILWIGWYGFNPGSQLTYGSGAEAAATTYIALTTTIAAAAGAVIAMVVGWVLFSKPDLTMALNGILGGLVAITANCDRVSQVESLIIGGIGGALVVLGIVMLDKLKIDDPVGAWPVHGLCGVWGGIATGIFGNLPDGIESVGSFITVQLIGTVAIVAWAFITMLGVFVVLKAVGMLRVSPEEEQAGLDVSEHGMQAYPSDAVAGGAIS, encoded by the coding sequence ATGTCTCTGATGCACAAATTTCGGGTGCCAATGCTGCTGCTCTTTGCAGCGCTGTTGACACTCTCGATCGCGCCCCCGGCAGCATTCGCCCAAGACGCAGTGGACGCAACGGCTGCAGAAGTCGAGGCTGCGGCTCCTGCGGAAGTCGAGGCTGAGGCCCCTGCGGAAGCTGAAGCACCTGCGGTGTACGACGCCCAGGACATGAAATACACGATCAACTCTTTGATCATGTTCATCTGTGCCGTGTTGGTGTTGTTCATGCAAGCCGGGTTCGCGATGGTCGAGGTGGGTTTGAACTCTGCCAAGAACACCGTCAACATTCTCGCCAAGAATGTCATGGACCTTTCGGTCGGCGTTCTGCTCTACCTGTTCATCGGATTCGCACTGATGTATCCCGGTGCTCCTGAGGAAGGTGTGTATCCGGAAGGCTGGTTGGCGAACGGCTACCTGGGAGCACCCAAGGCTTTCGTCGCTGCGGACGATCCGACATCAGGAAACTACAGCAATTCCGCAGACTTTCTGTTCCAAGTTGCTTTCGCAGCGACTGCAGCCACGATCGTTTCGGGAGCAGTCGCTGGTCGAATGAAATTCACTGCGTACCTCATCTACAGCGCGATCCTGACGGGGCTGATTTACCCGATCAGCGGATCGTGGAAATGGGGCGGCGGTTGGCTGAACGAAATGGGCTTTCAGGATTTTGCCGGCAGCGTGGTCGTTCACGCGGTGGGTGGCTTTGCAGGTCTTGCTGGTGCGATCATTCTCGGACCGAGGCTGGGTCGCTACACGGCCGACGGCAAGAGTGTGCCGTTGCCTGGGCACAACATTGCATTCGCAGCGTTGGGTGTATTCATCCTCTGGATCGGATGGTACGGATTCAATCCTGGTAGCCAGTTGACCTACGGCAGTGGTGCCGAAGCAGCTGCGACGACCTACATTGCTTTGACGACGACGATCGCTGCTGCCGCTGGAGCCGTGATCGCGATGGTTGTGGGCTGGGTTCTGTTCAGCAAGCCTGACTTGACGATGGCACTCAACGGTATCCTCGGTGGTTTGGTCGCCATCACTGCCAACTGTGATCGCGTTTCACAAGTGGAGTCGCTCATCATCGGCGGCATCGGTGGGGCCCTGGTTGTCTTGGGCATCGTCATGTTGGACAAGCTGAAGATCGACGATCCCGTCGGTGCTTGGCCCGTTCACGGACTCTGTGGAGTCTGGGGCGGAATTGCAACCGGCATTTTCGGTAACTTGCCAGACGGGATTGAGAGCGTCGGCTCATTCATCACGGTTCAATTGATCGGCACAGTTGCCATCGTCGCTTGGGCGTTCATCACCATGCTGGGCGTCTTTGTGGTGCTCAAGGCTGTCGGAATGTTGCGGGTCAGCCCAGAAGAAGAGCAAGCCGGTTTGGACGTGTCCGAGCACGGCATGCAAGCTTATCCGTCAGACGCTGTTGCTGGCGGAGCGATCAGCTGA
- a CDS encoding rhomboid family intramembrane serine protease, with amino-acid sequence MLSDGEIVFQSRRGDLCREYRLVLESAGIASEAVHLGGNWNLVVSAEDRDRAIDELHGYQEDNVVETPRELSRVRVFGGAIAGAVVYAVVIVSFAIQAGPAESDSSWHLIGSMRAGDVMAGQWWRVVTALTLHVDAAHVLSNLGFGCVFGFLAGRILGGGVAWLSIVVAGAAGNALNAMLRDADHVSIGASTAVFAMLGMMVSHALRPRDRQSQTSLQRWSPLIGGVLMLSLTGTAGERTDVAAHVTGFVAGMVTGWAVARLPDGWLANGRFQLAAGVVAMGIVVVAWAAAIASV; translated from the coding sequence ATGTTATCCGACGGCGAAATCGTCTTTCAGTCGCGCCGCGGCGATCTATGTCGTGAGTACCGCTTGGTGCTGGAATCAGCGGGGATCGCGTCCGAGGCTGTGCATCTAGGTGGCAATTGGAATCTGGTGGTATCCGCCGAGGATCGTGATCGGGCGATCGATGAGTTGCACGGGTATCAGGAAGACAACGTGGTCGAGACGCCACGAGAATTGTCTCGCGTGCGTGTCTTCGGCGGCGCAATCGCCGGCGCGGTCGTGTACGCGGTGGTGATCGTATCGTTTGCCATTCAAGCGGGGCCTGCCGAGTCGGACTCTTCTTGGCACTTGATCGGCAGCATGCGAGCGGGCGACGTGATGGCCGGTCAGTGGTGGAGAGTTGTGACGGCGTTGACCCTGCATGTCGATGCGGCTCATGTGCTTTCCAACCTCGGCTTCGGCTGCGTCTTTGGATTTCTGGCGGGGAGGATTTTGGGCGGCGGTGTGGCTTGGTTGTCGATTGTCGTCGCGGGGGCCGCTGGCAACGCACTGAACGCCATGTTGCGTGATGCCGATCACGTGTCGATCGGAGCATCAACGGCCGTGTTTGCGATGTTGGGAATGATGGTCAGTCATGCGTTGCGTCCACGTGACCGGCAATCGCAGACTTCGTTGCAGCGATGGAGCCCATTGATCGGTGGCGTGTTGATGCTGTCGCTGACCGGCACGGCTGGCGAACGGACGGATGTCGCCGCTCACGTCACCGGGTTTGTCGCAGGCATGGTGACCGGTTGGGCGGTCGCGCGATTGCCTGATGGTTGGCTCGCCAACGGTCGTTTTCAACTGGCGGCCGGCGTTGTGGCGATGGGAATCGTGGTTGTCGCTTGGGCAGCCGCCATCGCGTCGGTTTGA